In Roseisolibacter agri, the following proteins share a genomic window:
- a CDS encoding response regulator, with protein MLAGTLLALVIDDEPQIRRVVGNALTAAPLVVPGAPEEDGLAVRVLESGTGRAGVDLVAAEAPGLVILDLGLPDMNGIDVCREIRRWSAVPIIVLSARHADTEKAALLDAGADDYMTKPFSTVELLARVRTQLRRARADHREEAAVVTFGDVAVDLQRRRVERGGALLHLTPTEWALLRTLVGHPRQTLTHRQLFHAVWGNAGGDAQQYLRVYVGHLRRKIEGDPVRPRFIQTEPGVGYRFEPDGTMPA; from the coding sequence GTGCTCGCCGGCACCCTCCTGGCGCTCGTCATCGACGACGAGCCGCAGATCCGACGCGTCGTCGGCAACGCGTTGACCGCCGCGCCGCTCGTCGTCCCCGGCGCGCCCGAGGAGGACGGCCTCGCGGTGCGCGTGCTCGAGTCGGGAACGGGGCGCGCGGGCGTGGACCTCGTGGCGGCCGAGGCGCCGGGGCTCGTGATCCTCGACCTCGGGCTCCCCGACATGAACGGGATCGACGTCTGCCGCGAGATCCGGCGCTGGTCCGCGGTGCCGATCATCGTGCTGTCTGCTCGGCACGCGGACACCGAGAAGGCCGCGCTGCTCGATGCCGGCGCGGACGACTACATGACCAAGCCGTTCAGCACCGTGGAGCTGCTCGCGCGGGTGCGCACGCAGCTCCGCCGCGCGCGCGCCGACCACCGTGAGGAGGCGGCGGTGGTGACGTTCGGCGACGTCGCCGTGGACCTGCAGCGCCGGCGAGTCGAGCGCGGCGGCGCGCTGCTGCACCTCACGCCCACCGAGTGGGCGCTGCTCCGCACGCTCGTCGGCCATCCGCGCCAGACGCTCACGCACCGCCAGCTCTTCCACGCCGTGTGGGGCAACGCCGGCGGCGACGCGCAGCAGTACCTGCGCGTCTACGTGGGCCACCTGCGGCGCAAGATCGAGGGCGACCCGGTGCGCCCGCGCTTCATCCAGACGGAGCCGGGCGTCGGCTACCGCTTCGAGCCCGACGGGACGATGCCCGCGTGA
- a CDS encoding sensor histidine kinase, whose product MSRTPAGGTLRQWLAWLAVLAALTVGMLSVRDRLDKAHVALGFLLVVLGASAAAGRALGLTVAAAAFVAFNLFFLPPYHTPVIADPLDWLVLLAFLVTSIVAAQLLYRANATADAALRRAAEVDRLATLGAETLSAPDADAALRAIVAVIRTTVGVDACEVFRRGQVDEGPTGGLVGWVVRHGRSAAELSDGTVRMAPGGGGPAATTAGVDYVVHGPESLPGWRGARPPDTGDVRALLLPLVVREQTVGVLRIASSAGVSLSAEAARLLVALAYYAALGVERVRLVETAERAEAERRVESLRSALLMAVSHDLRTPLTTIKGIAHEVATGASPARAAIIEAEADRLNALVGDLLDLSRIQAGAVSPNVAVNTADELVGAALQRAAGALGERAVVVDLPPDELLAGRFDFTQALRVLVNLLENAAKYAPADTPVTVRARRDGAWLVLAVLDEGPGVPESERERIFEPFYRPPGTPPDVRGTGLGLSIARGLAAAQQGTVRYEPRTGGGSAFVFALPATDAVLPEDDDSDDGEPASAG is encoded by the coding sequence GTGAGCCGCACCCCGGCGGGAGGCACGCTCCGGCAGTGGCTCGCGTGGCTGGCCGTGCTGGCCGCGCTCACCGTCGGCATGCTGTCCGTGCGCGACCGCCTCGACAAGGCGCACGTCGCGCTCGGCTTCCTGCTCGTGGTGCTCGGCGCCAGCGCGGCGGCAGGGCGAGCGCTCGGGCTGACCGTCGCGGCGGCGGCGTTCGTCGCGTTCAACCTCTTCTTCCTGCCGCCGTACCACACGCCCGTCATCGCCGATCCGCTGGACTGGCTGGTGCTGCTGGCGTTCCTGGTGACGAGCATCGTCGCCGCGCAGCTGCTGTACCGCGCGAACGCCACCGCGGACGCCGCGCTGCGCCGCGCCGCGGAGGTGGACCGCCTCGCCACGCTCGGCGCCGAGACGCTGAGCGCCCCCGATGCCGACGCGGCGCTGCGGGCGATCGTCGCCGTCATCCGCACGACGGTCGGCGTCGACGCGTGCGAGGTGTTCCGGCGCGGCCAGGTGGACGAGGGGCCGACCGGTGGCCTGGTGGGTTGGGTGGTGCGGCACGGCCGCAGCGCCGCCGAGCTGTCGGACGGCACGGTGCGCATGGCGCCGGGCGGCGGCGGCCCCGCCGCGACGACGGCGGGCGTCGACTACGTGGTGCACGGCCCCGAGTCGCTGCCCGGCTGGCGTGGCGCACGACCTCCCGACACCGGCGACGTCCGCGCCCTGCTGCTGCCGCTCGTGGTGCGCGAGCAGACGGTGGGCGTGCTGCGCATCGCGTCGTCGGCCGGCGTGTCGCTCTCCGCCGAGGCGGCGCGCCTGCTCGTCGCGCTCGCGTACTACGCCGCGCTGGGCGTCGAGCGCGTGCGCCTCGTGGAGACGGCCGAGCGCGCGGAGGCGGAGCGGCGCGTGGAGTCGCTGCGCAGCGCGCTGCTGATGGCGGTGTCGCACGACCTGCGCACGCCGCTGACGACCATCAAGGGGATCGCGCACGAGGTGGCGACCGGCGCGAGCCCCGCGCGGGCCGCGATCATCGAGGCCGAGGCGGATCGGCTGAACGCGCTCGTGGGCGACCTGCTGGACCTGTCGCGCATCCAGGCGGGCGCCGTGTCGCCGAACGTCGCGGTGAACACGGCCGACGAGCTGGTGGGCGCGGCGCTGCAGCGGGCCGCGGGCGCGCTCGGCGAGCGCGCGGTCGTGGTGGACCTGCCGCCCGACGAGCTGCTGGCGGGACGCTTCGACTTCACGCAGGCGCTGCGCGTGCTCGTGAACCTGCTGGAGAACGCGGCCAAGTACGCGCCGGCCGACACGCCGGTGACGGTGCGCGCGCGGCGCGACGGCGCGTGGCTCGTGCTGGCAGTGCTCGACGAGGGGCCCGGCGTGCCGGAGTCGGAGCGCGAGCGCATCTTCGAGCCGTTCTACCGGCCGCCCGGCACGCCGCCCGACGTGCGCGGCACGGGGCTCGGCCTCTCGATCGCGCGCGGGCTGGCCGCGGCGCAGCAGGGCACCGTGCGCTACGAGCCGCGCACCGGCGGCGGCTCGGCGTTCGTGTTCGCGCTGCCGGCCACCGACGCCGTGCTGCCGGAGGACGACGACAGCGACGACGGCGAGCCCGCATCGGCGGGCTGA
- the nhaA gene encoding Na+/H+ antiporter NhaA — protein MPALAPDLPPPLVERVLAPFRQFARLQSASGVVLLAAAVVAIAWANSPWAAAYHHLWETPLALTIGATEWRATLHYLVNDGLMAVFFFVVGLEIKREVLAGELSSARGAALPLVAALGGMVVPAAIYALLNAGGPGAPGWGIPMATDIAFALGVLALLGDRVPVGLKVFLAALAIADDIGAVLVIAIFYSGSVNVGALGMSAVLLLLAAGANRAGVRRPWAYGAIGLALWAAVLVSGVHATVAGVLLAFTIPVRTRIHEWQFLAGARRALEEFDAAAHVTESDPGVTVLSNSEHHRTVEELETLCEQVQPPLIRLEHALHGIVSFGIMPLFALANAGVTLDLGALRAGAATAVTMGAALGLLVGKPVGIFLFSWLAVRLGVGALPRGATWRALAGIGILGGIGFTMALFVAGLAFPPGTADGQLLLDAAKIGVLAASTVTGVVGWLYLRAATARQPADAGSPSSLSSSSGSTASVAGSANTNAEPPPVRGS, from the coding sequence GTGCCCGCTCTCGCACCCGATCTCCCGCCGCCGCTCGTCGAGCGCGTGCTCGCGCCCTTCCGACAGTTCGCGCGGCTGCAGTCGGCCAGCGGCGTCGTGCTGCTCGCGGCCGCGGTGGTGGCGATCGCGTGGGCGAACTCGCCGTGGGCCGCCGCCTACCACCACCTGTGGGAGACGCCGCTGGCGCTCACCATCGGCGCGACGGAGTGGCGCGCGACGCTCCACTACCTCGTGAACGACGGCCTGATGGCCGTGTTCTTCTTCGTGGTGGGGCTCGAGATCAAGCGCGAGGTGCTGGCCGGCGAGCTGTCGTCGGCGCGCGGCGCGGCGCTGCCGCTCGTCGCGGCGCTCGGCGGGATGGTCGTGCCGGCGGCGATCTACGCGCTGCTCAACGCGGGCGGCCCGGGCGCGCCCGGCTGGGGCATCCCGATGGCCACCGACATCGCGTTCGCGCTCGGCGTGCTCGCGCTGCTCGGGGACCGCGTGCCGGTGGGGCTCAAGGTGTTCCTGGCGGCGCTCGCGATCGCGGACGACATCGGCGCGGTGCTGGTGATCGCGATCTTCTACTCGGGCAGCGTGAACGTCGGCGCGCTGGGCATGTCGGCGGTGCTGCTGCTGCTCGCCGCGGGCGCCAACCGCGCCGGCGTGCGCCGCCCGTGGGCCTACGGCGCGATCGGGCTCGCGCTGTGGGCCGCGGTCCTCGTCTCCGGCGTGCACGCCACCGTCGCTGGCGTGCTGCTCGCGTTCACCATCCCGGTGCGCACACGCATCCACGAGTGGCAGTTCCTGGCGGGCGCGCGCCGCGCGCTCGAGGAGTTCGACGCGGCCGCACACGTGACCGAGAGCGACCCCGGCGTCACGGTCCTCTCCAACAGCGAGCATCACCGCACGGTGGAGGAGCTGGAGACGCTGTGCGAGCAGGTGCAGCCGCCGCTCATCCGGCTGGAGCACGCGCTGCACGGCATCGTCTCGTTCGGGATCATGCCGCTGTTCGCGCTCGCCAACGCGGGCGTGACGCTGGATCTGGGCGCGCTGCGCGCGGGCGCGGCCACCGCGGTGACGATGGGCGCCGCGCTCGGGCTGCTGGTCGGCAAGCCGGTCGGCATCTTCCTCTTCTCGTGGCTGGCCGTGCGCCTGGGCGTCGGCGCGCTGCCGCGCGGCGCCACCTGGCGCGCGCTCGCCGGCATCGGGATCCTCGGCGGCATCGGCTTCACGATGGCGCTGTTCGTCGCCGGCCTGGCGTTCCCGCCCGGCACCGCCGACGGGCAGCTGCTGCTCGACGCGGCGAAGATCGGCGTGCTCGCGGCGTCGACCGTCACGGGCGTGGTGGGCTGGCTCTACCTCCGCGCCGCGACCGCGCGTCAGCCCGCCGATGCGGGCTCGCCGTCGTCGCTGTCGTCGTCCTCCGGCAGCACGGCGTCGGTGGCCGGCAGCGCGAACACGAACGCCGAGCCGCCGCCGGTGCGCGGCTCGTAG
- a CDS encoding helicase HerA-like domain-containing protein, which yields MDQKVVEAARAAFRAGGNGIVLGACVHGGEAHPEPLITVPLAMMNRHGLIAGATGTGKTKTLQLIAEQLSAAGVPVFLADVKGDMSGVAAPGETGPRVTQRASETGYQWHPTAFPVEFLSLTGAHGAQLRATVSSFGPLLLAKVLGLNETQTSVLALVFKYCDDKGLLLLDLSDLRAVLQHLAGDGASELAEYGGMSKQTVGVLLREMVELEQQGAGKFFGEPEFDLNDLLQVERDGRGLISVLELKDTQDKPALFSTFMMWMLARLYNNLPEAGDLEKPKLVFFFDEAHLLFEGASKDFEEQIERVVRLVRSKGVGVFFITQSPKDIPADILGQLGNRVQHALRAFTPDDEKALRAAARTFPKTTFYDVEETLTTLGIGEALVTVLSPTGAPTPPFVSRMVPPASRMGPLTDAELQQRLANSAQVKEYATAVDRESAREMLTERAAAKAAATAEAERAEMEDAEVAAPARVQERAPASRSRAAKEPPSTFEQILKSPVTRTVAGAITRGLMGALLGGTTRRRRR from the coding sequence ATGGATCAGAAGGTCGTCGAGGCGGCGCGTGCCGCGTTCAGGGCGGGCGGCAACGGCATCGTGCTCGGCGCGTGCGTGCACGGCGGCGAGGCGCATCCCGAGCCGCTGATCACCGTGCCACTGGCGATGATGAACCGCCACGGCCTGATCGCGGGCGCCACCGGCACCGGCAAGACCAAGACGCTGCAGCTGATCGCCGAGCAGCTCTCGGCCGCGGGCGTGCCCGTGTTCCTGGCCGACGTGAAGGGCGACATGTCCGGCGTCGCCGCGCCCGGCGAGACGGGCCCGCGCGTCACGCAGCGCGCCAGCGAGACCGGGTACCAGTGGCACCCGACCGCGTTCCCGGTCGAGTTCCTGAGCCTCACCGGCGCCCACGGCGCGCAGCTGCGCGCCACGGTGTCGAGCTTCGGGCCGCTGCTGCTCGCCAAGGTCCTCGGCCTCAACGAGACGCAGACCAGCGTGCTCGCGCTGGTGTTCAAGTACTGCGACGACAAGGGGCTCCTGCTGCTCGACCTGAGCGACCTGCGCGCCGTGCTGCAGCACCTCGCGGGCGACGGCGCGTCGGAGCTCGCGGAGTACGGCGGGATGTCGAAGCAGACCGTCGGCGTGCTGCTGCGCGAGATGGTGGAGCTGGAGCAGCAGGGCGCGGGGAAGTTCTTCGGCGAGCCGGAGTTCGACCTCAACGACCTGCTGCAGGTCGAGCGCGACGGGCGCGGCCTCATCTCCGTGCTGGAGCTGAAGGACACGCAGGACAAGCCGGCGCTCTTCTCCACGTTCATGATGTGGATGCTGGCGCGCCTCTACAACAACCTCCCCGAGGCGGGCGACCTGGAGAAGCCGAAGCTCGTCTTCTTCTTCGACGAGGCGCACCTGCTGTTCGAGGGGGCGAGCAAGGACTTCGAGGAGCAGATCGAGCGCGTCGTGCGCCTCGTGCGCTCCAAGGGCGTGGGCGTCTTCTTCATCACGCAGAGCCCGAAGGACATCCCCGCCGACATCCTGGGCCAGCTGGGCAACCGCGTGCAGCACGCGCTGCGCGCCTTCACGCCCGACGACGAGAAGGCGCTGCGCGCCGCCGCACGCACCTTCCCCAAGACGACGTTCTACGACGTCGAGGAGACGCTGACGACGCTCGGCATCGGCGAGGCGCTGGTGACGGTCCTGAGCCCCACCGGCGCGCCCACGCCGCCATTCGTGTCGCGCATGGTGCCGCCCGCGTCGCGCATGGGCCCCCTCACCGACGCGGAGCTGCAGCAGCGGCTCGCGAATTCGGCGCAGGTGAAGGAGTACGCGACGGCCGTCGATCGCGAGAGCGCGCGCGAGATGCTGACCGAGCGGGCGGCCGCGAAGGCCGCCGCGACCGCGGAGGCGGAGCGCGCGGAGATGGAGGACGCGGAGGTGGCGGCGCCGGCGCGCGTGCAGGAGCGTGCACCCGCGTCGCGCAGCCGCGCGGCGAAGGAGCCGCCCAGCACGTTCGAGCAGATCCTCAAGTCGCCGGTCACGCGCACCGTCGCCGGCGCGATCACGCGTGGCCTGATGGGCGCGCTGCTCGGCGGCACCACGCGCCGGCGGCGCCGCTGA
- a CDS encoding DUF1206 domain-containing protein: protein MGYVARGVVYLLVGGTGLFVAVGLAERARGSSDAIRLLTQLPMGRVLIAALTVGLVGYSTLSFVAAVRAPEGTTGARGAIVRAADAIAGLVYAGLSALAVRLLADPTADTGSASEQWAARLLALSGGRTLMAVAGLVVACAGGYLAYKSIALPVTAQLERRKVSPAVVRAVVWLARMGLAARAVLFTLCGALLMRAAATGEPRRVGGLGDALDTLADAPAGPVVVGLVALGCVAYGVYQLAKARWRRVRLGAPTEAADQVAVTAGATHG from the coding sequence GTGGGCTACGTCGCGCGCGGCGTCGTCTACCTGCTGGTGGGCGGCACGGGGCTGTTCGTCGCGGTGGGGCTCGCGGAGCGCGCGCGCGGGTCGTCCGACGCGATCCGGCTGCTCACGCAGCTCCCGATGGGGCGCGTGCTGATCGCCGCGCTGACCGTGGGACTCGTCGGCTACTCGACGCTCTCCTTCGTCGCCGCGGTGCGCGCGCCCGAGGGCACGACCGGCGCGCGCGGCGCGATCGTGCGCGCCGCCGACGCGATCGCGGGGCTCGTGTACGCGGGGCTCTCGGCGCTCGCGGTGCGCCTGCTCGCCGATCCCACCGCGGACACCGGCTCGGCCAGCGAGCAGTGGGCCGCGCGCCTGCTCGCGCTGTCCGGCGGCCGCACGCTGATGGCGGTCGCGGGGCTCGTCGTCGCGTGCGCGGGCGGCTACCTCGCCTACAAGTCGATCGCGCTCCCGGTGACCGCCCAGCTGGAGCGGCGGAAGGTCTCGCCTGCGGTCGTGCGCGCGGTGGTGTGGCTGGCGCGCATGGGATTGGCCGCGCGCGCGGTGCTGTTCACGCTCTGCGGGGCGCTCCTGATGCGCGCCGCGGCCACGGGCGAGCCGCGGCGCGTGGGCGGGCTGGGCGACGCCCTCGACACGCTGGCCGACGCGCCGGCGGGGCCGGTGGTCGTGGGGCTGGTGGCGCTGGGCTGCGTCGCGTACGGCGTCTACCAGCTGGCCAAGGCGCGCTGGCGGCGCGTGCGGCTCGGCGCGCCCACCGAGGCGGCGGACCAGGTGGCGGTGACGGCGGGCGCGACGCACGGGTAG